Proteins encoded together in one Bactrocera neohumeralis isolate Rockhampton chromosome 4, APGP_CSIRO_Bneo_wtdbg2-racon-allhic-juicebox.fasta_v2, whole genome shotgun sequence window:
- the LOC126754489 gene encoding uncharacterized protein LOC126754489, whose amino-acid sequence METSKDQVASNRSKVKNTNINKELKTESQIICYDNYVHKTLHNIGNECDLLEKEDENTMIEDKIDVDVTGFGTSTNQPKDLNISENDEKCIVSPPTKYQADSFHDSIEREDLQKNNFVEIRNEEKITDEEIVHELPAKEEKAAAAAEISQQNYENTLRCQNQDFISEVIEKNTNFQYDESEDSMDSKIAENKAEELEKKIIAEAENTNVDKMNSFGLKTESWDKNLVDQETKNNKSNEDDSFQSIATSDSNTKQPSSPVNPNDDYSIEEPPTNTKTSEDSDLIDINEDDSQNGNRIEILKSNHNEEDENRIEIGSEGSNFTADDDSNQGTCKENKVIEIDNYEREQSSESSSIQDDIKFDEINQVAVENTKSKKVMLIKEKEASLDGKSGVQNNNLQTPLKLNGDHKITPKPKWESQIDNSTELETQLEAKKPEINDKEHPKVAEIEECEKFKNDALEKKKVDDEELDIDNKLNKTGISNYSMSAESQQSKVNCDDENSQCSSLASTDSNSTATSSSQQLVIDQPMDESDVGLSAASTAYGKINSLIQSHDTLEKVNTLKPSLKRKLSNSNETGSSPLHKQPHIDLELNDNENSRNSCDKDQTEAMPELITEERNSMQFSDITHKVDAEYAPLKSLLLQHLQKPYSPPPSTEYSAPLPNFTQQLDKISFDTTSPKFPATISSPNGHISTPTKYLCFKCKVGNFASFAALNEHQRECLADTRLLPAGLNENASLYHLSLAPQLATPPSSASPDATVDMAARNALIQTPLSSFIPPSVPDAATQKKRYYKCSSCNTFHENWNLFLHIRDKHLRHMCLYCIRFFPTAEKLSVHLEIKHDLEQNHFNSEEALRKSVSMVEGTPSESRFLMCCTCQHLFEESQPFSDHNCAEFMKPCTLCGQKGRHSNQCKAHPDAKRTSKSKKRLKKSISEAPQSDSSRNHKLLPSIPPADSNTNAASLNCDNNQNSQPSMEKTRPGSDILIHSEDSNSSSNMVIDESCTTTHNSLVNPFKELDERWQLEQQAQNKNDFNLFSGRNESLVEPKLIVPKFKLRVPKEFQKSVDVALSSTESEADEEDEENDGAVNACGDKGQSQMKHYNVTDTATGFLDENSLHLNADKHSVVAITDGPASSQKRIDEDNSQESRSVDKEWMDGTSTNLVRILQEIERTKLDIQRTKETLHHTLKAKQDISDEALTTSAQNTRNWTPTPPTSPKQARCPTPGESDKVTTSPFTDAVTPQLLPENSQTSQRRNSAGSDAMDIDETITGSLPQQPPRETEEHSHNIDASNTSQELNTSSESNAIVNIMNTSADTAPSPLLQEQLMDIDLSPIKQEQEFSNKDIRPAAEIPEQIEHMQSETTEIKESVLEDGIEVASDDILATDLQLDRPLEKIEIVEFIRTCLRAVYPLCLYCNHARRIAVNGQSLVLHMLAQHRFNATVDSITAEELKPDTICAKMKTFLPVLENEFFNSSSYCTMGHGVSSHSFNERIFECFQCRFVTSTHKELYLHNRKMHLKTAILCFMCRANFFSFSEILCHICPGVPNKTPVFDVKFRCCLCDVDNIPSPFRLMVHLRKRHFACDVCLEDCRDQGRLSSHVWKHKLHHLCYRCGIAYRNKMDITKHLFWKHGTESIICKRCLQKRWRHVYHFCVPPITFNCDVCNLCFSKAMYLKVHKRLHSGDLRYPCSEENCDEKFISRKLLLKHTASHLQQEVHAAALEQTSNHNAVDTFKEKGECEFEDSNERGNFVIDQNNKSENIDIKKEVIESNTEPNTPVKGEENNSNYEVDGECKSGSTVDVKNIDFSKDEKTALAQDKSEETPRKKKKKNKRSKESLEDLNLIAPNLSETDSSDESEIDSKSKGDEDSLVPKVMLSPPSEAENDMEDLKTSKVDGQQGKGDKQPSLEEAENVDSVGTGKVLEIWKNFLQAQQDSTNQGMDPEATLKAEADYDEDNYPTPRSLHVAYSDHDYCQMFRPPSPPPPPPPSASVKAETKETLPALSPTKRNKVSKSPRHLSSHRSASSSSSSSSSSSDSSCSCGSNCSCSSSGSDSSSSSSSSEDSDSSLASNASRKRHHKKSERDRLRKKSESVSPLKKHSNSETINVVDDDLAIEVVANTITERAPSLPKEPQIYESDLETAESETDEEFYDEHPQKLASELLAQKRAQLMAQTRLSPSHNFDIVENSRPSTPSLPEDVVCETTRVKLKKKKRDRKSGSKINLTVNATSAAAKAKSEKNKTLIETVTPVSLSGIDIKSSYKVAQSSKTVTDPPVVQQSNITMSYAPLTLPAMEQLTPRPIATSSHLPSRMSEGSSCSDADGSLKRSKRARRPNKFYGYTSDDENSGINLGQPLMIGMRAIKPQPPPQLTWRKEDLPTPSKSILNPKSKTGRTPKTPGTPVNTLSGGMPHLSTSTSSKKKRSAENSEKSSTRRRPAKKASLSNTLPPIPTLKIRPSQLGLNSDGSATGTERFPTPQIYSSSKDTDDEDDDNSSDPSSDDETGVRRHACLTASTSNQWNKNSQIATIVPAIHTQQPTAPASHPVIQTPQATVFNHKIPPALLPNPNFETLQYFKANNIRYPIRPPAGARQAREGESVYCYCRCPYDEVSEMIACDGENCLIEWFHFECVGIMVAPQGKWFCAECRPKYSEELYPTGGNV is encoded by the exons ATGGAAACCTCCAAAGACCAAGTGGCCAGTAATCgctctaaagtgaaaaataccaatataaataaagaactaAAAACTGAATCCCAAATAATTTGTTATGATAATTATGTACACAAAACACTGCATAACATAGGTAATGAGTGTGATTTATTAGAAAAGGAGGATGAAAACACAATGATAGAGGATAAAATAGACGTAGATGTTACAGGTTTTGGAACTTCAACCAATCAACCAAAGGATTTGAATATTTCAGAAAACGATGAAAAATGTATTGTCTCACCGCCAACAAAATATCAAGCGGATTCTTTTCATGACTCCATAGAACGAGaggatttacaaaaaaacaatttcgttgaaattcgtaatgaagaaaaaattactgATGAAGAAATCGTCCATGAATTACCAGCAAAGGAGGAAAAAGCGGCTGCGGCTGCTGAAATTTCtcaacaaaattatgaaaatacaCTAAGATGCCAGAATCAAGATTTCATTAGTGaggttatagaaaaaaatacgaatttcCAATATGACGAATCTGAAGATAGTATGGACAGTAAAATTGCGGAAAACAAAGCAGAAGAgctagagaaaaaaattattgcagaaGCAGAAAATACCAATGTAGATAAGATGAATAGCTTTGGGCTGAAGACGGAAAGTTGGGATAAAAACCTTGTTGACcaggaaacaaaaaataataaatcaaacgAAGATGATTCCTTTCAAAGTATTGCCACAAGTGATAGTAATACCAAACAGCCTTCATCTCCAGTTAACCCAAATGATGATTATTCCATTGAAGAACCACCAACAAATACGAAAACTTCTGAAGACAGCGATTTAATTGATATAAATGAGGATGATAGCCAAAATGGAAATCGCATTGAGATTTTAAAAAGCAACCATAATGAAGAAGATGAGAATAGAATTGAAATTGGTTCTGAAGGTTCTAACTTCACTGCAGATGATGACAGTAATCAAGGCacttgtaaagaaaataaagtaattgAAATAGATAATTATGAACGTGAACAATCATCTGAAAGTTCATCTATTCAGGATGATATCAAATTCGACGAAATAAATCAAGTAGCAGTGGAAAATACTAAAAGTAAGAAAGTGATGttgataaaagaaaaagaagcatcgTTGGATGGGAAAAGTGGTGTGCAAAACAATAATTTGCAAACGCCATTGAAGTTGAATGGTGACCATAAAATAACTCCTAAGCCTAAATGGGAATCTCAAATTGATAATAGCACAGAACTGGAAACACAATTGGAAGCAAAAAAGCCAGAAATAAATGACAAAGAGCATCCAAAAGTTGCAGAAATTGAAGAAtgcgaaaagtttaaaaatgatGCATTAGAAAAGAAAAAGGTCGATGATGAGGAGTTAGATATTGATAACAAACTTAACAAAACGGGAATATCTAATTATTCAATGAGTGCAGAAAGTCAACAAAGCAAAGTTAATTGCGACGATGAAAATAGTCAATGTTCATCTCTAGCGTCCACTGATTCTAATTCTACGGCTACGTCATCCTCGCAACAACTTGTTATCGATCAACCCATGGATGAATCGGATGTGGGTCTATCAGCTGCTAGTACTGCTTACggtaaaataaattcattaatacaATCACACGACACGTTGGAAAAGGTAAATACTTTAAAACCATCATTAAAGAGAAAATTAAGCAATTCAAATGAAACTGGCTCCTCGCCCCTGCATAAACAGCCCCATATAGACTTAGAATTAAATGACAACGAAAACAGTAGAAATTCCTGTGATAAGGATCAGACTGAGGCAATGCCTGAACTCATTACAGAAGAACGAAATTCAATGCAGTTTTCAGACATCACCCATAAAGTTGATGCTGAATATGCACCATTAAAATCATTACTCTTACAGCATTTACAAAAACCATATTCACCTCCACCATCTACAGAATATTCGGCGCCACTTCCGAATTTCACACAACAACTGGACAAAATATCATTTGATACAACTTCCCCGAAGTTTCCGGCTACTATTTCAAGTCCCAACGGACATATATCCACCCCTACTAAGTATTTGTGCTTTAAATGTAAAGTTGGTAATTTTGCTTCGTTTGCGGCATTAAACGAACACCAAAGAGAATGCCTGGCGGATACACGGCTGTTACCAGCAGGATTAAATGAAAATGCCAGTCTATATCACCTATCATTAGCCCCGCAACTTGCCACGCCTCCATCCTCGGCATCTCCAGACGCTACTGTAGATATGGCGGCAAGGAATGCTCTAATACAAACACCACTTTCATCATTTATACCACCTTCCGTGCCAGACGCAGCAACTCAGAAGAAGAGATATTACAAGTGTTCCAGTTGTAATACATTTCACGAAAATTGGAATCTGTTTTTACATATTCGAGACAAACATCTGCGACATATGTGTCTGTACTGTATTCGTTTCTTTCCAACAGCAGAAAAGCTTTCAGTACATTTGGAAATAAAACACGATCTTGAACAAAACCATTTTAATTCAGAGGAGGCGCTAAGGAAAAGTGTTTCCATGGTAGAAGGTACGCCTAGTGAGTCGCGGTTTCTAATGTGCTGTACGTGTCAACATTTGTTTGAAGAAAGTCAACCTTTCTCTGATCATAATTGTGCAGAATTCATGAAACCCTGTACACTATGTGGGCAGAAAGGTCGACACAGCAATCAGTGTAAAGCTCATCCGGACGCAAAACGTACTTCGAAGTCAAAGAAACGATTAAAGAAATCTATTAGTGAAGCTCCGCAGTCCGATTCTTCTAG AAATCACAAACTATTGCCATCAATACCGCCTGCTGATAGCAATACAAATGCTGCTTCCTTAAACTGTGATAACAACCAGAACAGTCAGCCCTCGATGGAAAAAACAAGACCAGGATCTGATATATTGATTCATAGTGAAGATAGCAATAGCAGTAGCAATATGGTTATTGATGAATCCTGCACAACAACTCACAATTCACTTGTGAACCCTTTTAAGGAACTGGATGAACGTTGGCAACTTGAACAGCAGGCAcaaaataaaaacgattttaatCTATTCTCTGGGAGAAATGAGTCACTAGTCGAGCCGAAATTAATAGTGCCGAAGTTCAAATTAAGAGTACCAAAAGAGTTTCAAAAGTCAGTTGATGTGGCACTTAGCTCTACAGAGAGCGAGGCGGATGAAGAGGATGAAGAGAACGATGGAGCCGTGAATGCTTGTGGTGATAAGGGACAGAGCCAAATGAAGCACTATAATGTAACAGATACTGCGACAGGTTTTTTAGATGAAAACAGTCTACATTTAAACGCGGATAAACATAGTGTTGTTGCAATTACTGATGGACCGGCATCGTCACAAAAACGGATAGATGAGGATAATAGTCAGGAAAGTCGATCAGTGGATAAAGAATGGATGGACGGAACTAGCACGAACCTGGTTCGCATACTTCAAGAAATTGAACGTACTAAATTAGATATCCAGCGCACAAAAGAAACACTGCATCATACACTTAAAGCGAAACAAGATATCTCTGACGAAGCATTAACAACATCAGCTCAAAACACACGTAACTGGACACCTACCCCGCCGACTTCACCAAAGCAAGCACGTTGTCCGACTCCTGGAGAATCCGATAAAGTCACCACTAGTCCCTTTACAGATGCCGTTACACCACAGTTACTACCAGAAAACAGCCAAACATCACAGAGGAGAAATTCAGCGGGAAGTGATGCCATGGATATTGATGAGACAATAACGGGATCATTGCCACAACAACCACCAAG agAAACCGAGGAGCATTCACATAATATTGACGCAAGCAATACAAGCCAGGAATTGAACACCTCATCCGAAAGTAATGCCATAGTAAACATTATGAACACCAGCGCTGATACAGCCCCTAGTCCTCTTCTACAAGAACAATTAATGGATATTGATCTTTCTCCAATAAAACAAGAGCAAGAGTTCAGTAACAAAGACATTAGACCGGCTGCTGAAATTCCAGAGCAAATCGAACATATGCAGTCAGAGACTACCGAAATAAAGGAAAGTGTGCTTGAGGACGGAATTGAAGTGGCTAGCGACGATATTTTAGCTACCGATTTGCAGCTCGATCGTCCActagaaaaaatagaaattgtaGAATTCATTCGAACATGTCTGCGAGCTGTTTATCCCCTTTGTTTGTACTGTAATCATGCGCGCCGAATTGCCGTAAATGGTCAAAGCCTTGTACTCCATATGCTTGCGCAACATCGTTTCAATGCTACTGTAGACAGCATCACAGCGGAGGAGTTGAAACCAGATACAATTTGTGCTAAAATGAAGACTTTCCTACCAGTACtggaaaatgaattttttaattcatcgAGCTACTGCACGATGGGACACGGCGTTTCTTCACATAGTTTTAATGAAAGGATCTTTGAATGTTTTCAGTGTCGCTTTGTCACATCAACCCATAAGGAACTGTATTTGCATAACAGAAAAATGCACTTAAAAACCGCTATACTTTGTTTCATGTGCCGGGcgaattttttcagttttagtgAGATTTTGTGTCATATTTGTCCAGGTGTTCCAAATAAAACGCCAGTTTTCGATGTAAAGTTCCGCTGTTGTCTTTGTGATGTCGACAACATCCCTTCACCTTTTCGTTTGATGGTGCATTTGCGCAAACGTCACTTTGCTTGCGATGTATGCTTGGAGGACTGCCGAGATCAAGGGCGACTTTCGTCACACGTGTGGAAACATAAGTTGCATCATCTGTGTTACCGTTGTGGCATTGCATACCGAAACAAAATGGATATTACCAAACATCTATTTTGGAAACACGGTACTGAGAGTATAATTTGCAAGAGATGTTTACAAAAGCGCTGGCGTCATGTATATCACTTCTGTGTGCCACCGATTACATTTAATTGTGATGTGTGTAATTTGTGTTTCTCAAAGGCTATGTATTTAAAAGTACACAAGCGTTTGCATAGCGGCGATTTACGTTATCCCTGCTCAGAGGAAAATTGcgatgaaaaatttatttcgcgCAAATTGCTACTAAAGCATACCGCATCACATTTGCAACAGGAAGTACATGCAGCAGCTTTAGAACAAACCTCAAATCACAATGCTGTGGACACATTTAAGGAGAAGGGAGAATGTGAGTTCGAGGATAGCAATGAAAGAGGCAATTTCGTCATTGACCAGAATAATAAATccgaaaatattgatattaaaaaagaagTAATTGAGTCTAACACTGAACCAAACACACCTGTTAAGGGTGAAGAAAACAATAGCAACTATGAAGTGGATGGAGAATGTAAGTCTGGCTCGACCGTTgatgtgaaaaatattgatttttcgaAGGATGAGAAAACGGCTCTTGCACAAGATAAAAGCGAAGAGACACCTcgcaaaaagaaaaagaaaaataagcgATCCAAAGAATCTCTGgaagatttaaatttaattgctcCGAACCTTTCAGAGACGGATAGTAGTGATGAATCGGAAATAGACAGCAAATCGAAAGGTGATGAAGACTCACTAGTTCCTAAAGTTATGTTATCCCCACCTTCCGAGGCTGAAAATGACATGGAGGATCTCAAGACTTCTAAGGTGGATGGGCAGCAAGGAAAGGGCGACAAACAACCCTCACTTGAGGAAGCGGAAAATGTTGATTCTGTTGGTACTGGTAAGGTTttggaaatttggaaaaactttttaCAAGCTCAACAAGATAGCACCAACCAGGGTATGGACCCAGAAGCTACTCTTAAAGCCGAAGCAGATTATGACGAAGATAATTATCCTACACCGCGTTCATTACATGTTGCGTACTCTGACCATGATTATTGTCAGATGTTCCGCCCGCCATCTCCTCCACCACCTCCACCACCGAGTGCGTCAGTAAAGGCGGAGACAAAGGAGACTTTGCCTGCGTTATCGCCAACGAAGCGCAATAAAGTTTCGAAATCACCACGACACCTATCCAGTCATCGCTCTGCATCAAGTTCTTCCAGTTCTTCTAGTTCTAGCTCAGATTCAAGTTGTTCCTGTGGCTCAAATTGTTCATGTAGTTCTAGTGGCAGTGATAGTAGTTCGAGTAGCTCCAGTTCGGAAGACAGCGATTCATCGCTTGCCTCGAACGCTTCACGTAAACGACATCATAAAAAATCCGAACGAGATCGTTTAAGAAAAAAGAGCGAAAGTGTTTCACCACTTAAGAAACATTCAAATTCGGAGACTATAAATGTGGTTGACGACGATCTAGCAATCGAAGTAGTGGCAAATACAATTACCGAACGCGCACCATCCCTGCCGAAGGAGCCGCAAATTTATGAATCAGATTTAGAGACAGCTGAATCAGAAACGGATGAAGAGTTTTATGATGAACATCCACAAAAGTTGGCTAGTGAGTTATTAGCACAGAAACGTGCTCAGTTGATGGCCCAAACTCGTTTGTCACCTTCGCATAATTTTGATATTGTGGAAAACAGTAGACCGTCCACTCCGTCGTTGCCTGAAGATGTTGTTTGTGAAACGACACGAGtcaaattaaagaagaaaaaacgtgaTCGCAAATCGGgcagtaaaataaatttaactgtGAATGCAACGTCAGCAGCCGCAAAGGCGAAGAGTGAAAAGAATAAAACGCTTATTGAAACTGTAACCCCAGTATCTCTGAGTGGTATTGATATTAAATCTTCTTATAAAGTGGCACAGTCATCAAAAACAGTTACAGATCCTCCAGTGGTACAGCAAAGCAATATAACAATGTCATATGCTCCCTTAACACTGCCAGCTATGGAACAGTTGACGCCGCGTCCGATAGCTACTTCATCACATCTACCCAGCAGAATGAGTGAAGGTAGTAGCTGTTCTGATGCCGACGGTTCCTTAAAGCGGTCTAAGCGTGCACGCCGTCCCAATAAATTTTACGGCTATACCAGTGACGATGAGAATAGCGGAATTAACTTGGGACAGCCTTTGATGATCGGCATGCGCGCCATCAAACCGCAACCGCCACCACAGCTTACTTGGCGAAAAGAAGATTTGCCGACACCTTCAAAAAGCATCCTAAACCCAAAGAGTAAAACCGGAAGAACTCCGAAAACACCAGGAACACCAGTAAATACTCTAAGCGGTGGAATGCCCCACTTATCTACTTCTACTTCTTCAAAAAAGAAACGGTCGGCAGAAAATTCTGAAAAGTCGTCGACACGCAGACGTCCCGCGAAGAAAGCATCTTTGTCCAATACACTCCCGCCAATACCCACACTTAAAATACGACCTTCGCAACTGGGCCTAAATAGTGATGGTTCGGCTACTGGAACTGAACGTTTCCCCACTCCTCAAATATATTCATCGAGTAAAGATACCGATGACgaggacgatgacaacagcagCGATCCCTCCTCTGACGATGAGACTGGGGTACGCAGACATGCTTGTTTAACGGCGTCAACATCGAACCAATGGAATAAGAACTCGCAAATAGCGACAATAGTCCCTGCTATACATACACAACAACCAACGGCACCTGCGTCCCATCCAGTCATACAAACGCCACAAGCAACAGTGTTTAACCATAAGATACCACCAGCTCTGTTACCGAATCCAAATTTTGAAACACTACAATATTTCAAAGCCAACAATATACGTTACCCTATACGTCCGCCAGCTGGCGCTCGACAGGCTCGTGAAGGCGAATCAGTTTACTGCTATTGTCGCTGCCCCTATGACGAAGTATCCGAAATGATTGCGTGTGATGGCGAGAATTGCCTAATCGAGTGGTTTCACTTTGAGTGTGTGGGCATCATGGTGGCTCCTCAGGGCAAGTGGTTCTGCGCTGAATGTCGTCCCAAATACTCTGAAGAGTTATATCCAACTGGAGGCAATGTATAA